The proteins below are encoded in one region of Nilaparvata lugens isolate BPH chromosome X, ASM1435652v1, whole genome shotgun sequence:
- the LOC111055556 gene encoding uncharacterized protein LOC111055556, producing the protein MIRGARSKSSRLQIPSTNSFVELESAFSNAFKTYYCRNSQFKDVCTLLKSLKNQCVNFLKSQLDEVGSLKFNILVECTYRKQSQSLDEISFQNRYFKTRNTPLFHGSSISDIYNDCISSICNEEANYQGFESGWTLSRIDGVLLRTNKYKPLRGRSYIDLPKRIASKKSVINCRNTQDNHCFQWAILRKYVRIKPERISYHHLNLKSKFNFSKISFPTPLKDVEKHNPSVSINVYGLDSSQNIYPLRLSEFVKRNHFHMLLLQKNTNTHWCYMKNLSKLVVGQISNHKGKVYICKRCLTHFTRKTTFESHERLCEKNGLFRAIMPKSNPTGEPPIMCFKNYQNQYSVPIVIYADFESILKLYHSSLPSLSASFTEKTHKHGPFSYCCYTVMDGSLPDQIRNTITENPFLYRGSNAPNHFIKYLIDLANNIGEMMETSIPIIFTKEDEEHFNSQSCCEMCKHEFTMIVTPVKDHDHLTGRYRSKLCSPCNLKRLRQRYITVILHNLSQ; encoded by the coding sequence ATGATTAGAGGTGCCAGATCGAAATCAAGTAGACTTCAAATTCCCTCCACTAACAGTTTTGTAGAGTTAGAATCGGCCTTCTCAAATGCTTTCAAAACTTATTATTGCAGAAACAGTCAATTTAAAGATGTATGTACTTtgttgaaatcattgaaaaatcagTGTGTAAATTTCTTAAAATCCCAATTGGATGAGGTGGGCTCTCTAAAGTTCAACATTCTGGTCGAATGCACCTATAGAAAACAGTCGCAATCATTGGATGAGATTTCATTTCAAAACAGATATTTTAAAACTAGGAATACTCCTCTTTTCCATGGTTCATCTATAAgcgatatttataatgattgcaTTTCATCTATTTGTAATGAGGAAGCTAATTATCAAGGTTTTGAATCGGGATGGACATTAAGTAGAATTGATGGGGTCCTTCTCCGAAcaaataagtacaaaccatTGAGAGGCAGATCCTATATTGATCTGCCCAAAAGGATTGCTAGCAAAAAATCAGTAATCAACTGTAGAAACACACAAGATAATCATTGCTTTCAGTGGgctattttgagaaaatatgtAAGAATCAAACCAGAGCGTATTTCTTATCACCATctgaatctaaaatcaaagttcaaTTTCAGCAAAATCTCATTCCCAACACCTTTGAAAGATGTTGAAAAGCACAATCCATCCGTCTCAATAAATGTTTATGGATTAGACTCCTCTCAAAATATTTATCCTCTGAGACTTAGCGAATTTGTTAAGAGAAATCACTTTCATATGCTGCTTTTACAGAAAAACACCAACACACATTGGTGCTACATGAAAAACTTGAGTAAACTAGTTGTGGGTCAAATTAGTAATCACAAGGGAAAAGTTTATATTTGTAAACGGTGTCTCACTCATTTTACTAGAAAAACAACATTTGAATCACATGAAAGGCTTTGTGAAAAAAATGGTTTGTTCAGAGCAATCATGCCCAAATCAAATCCAACTGGGGAACCCCCCATTATgtgtttcaaaaattatcagAATCAATATTCGGTACCGATTGTAATATATGCGGATTTTGAAAGCATTCTAAAACTCTACCATTCTAGCCTGCCCTCACTTTCCGCTAGTTTCACGGAGAAAACCCACAAACACGGACCGTTCAGTTACTGTTGCTACACAGTCATGGATGGAAGTCTCCCAGATCAAATAAGAAATACCATCACAGAAAACCCATTTCTCTACAGAGGTAGTAATGCCCCTAATCATTTCATCAAGTACTTGATTGATTTAGCCAATAATATAGGTGAAATGATGGAAACAAGTATACCAATTATCTTCACAAAAGAGGATGAGGAACATTTTAACTCTCAGTCATGTTGTGAAATGTGTAAGCATGAGTTTACAATGATTGTGACACCTGTCAAGGACCATGATCATTTGACCGGGAGATATAGATCCAAACTTTGCTCCCCCTGCAACCTGAAAAGATTGAGACAAAGATATATTACAGTAATACTCCATAATCTTTCACAATAA